One window from the genome of Tachyglossus aculeatus isolate mTacAcu1 unplaced genomic scaffold, mTacAcu1.pri scaffold_171_arrow_ctg1, whole genome shotgun sequence encodes:
- the LOC119923313 gene encoding olfactory receptor 7C2-like, producing the protein MLRGNQTSVSEFLLLGLSDRAEQQKLLLVLFLSMNLLGILGRLFVVLAIGSDPHLHPPMYFFLVNLSLVDVCFLSTTVPKVLANVQTHSKSISYAGCLTQMYFFILFSYHLYRTENPICRGKI; encoded by the exons ATGCTGAGAGGAAACCAAACCAGCGTctcggaattcctcctcctgggactctcCGACCGGGCAGAGCAGCAGAAGCTCCTTCTCGTGCTGTTCCTCTCGATGAACCTGCTCGGGATCCTGGGAAGACTGTTCGTCGTCCTGGCCATTGGCTCTGACCCACACCTGCAcccccccatgtatttcttccttgtCAACCTCTCCCTGGTCGACGTCTGCTTCctgtccaccacggtccccaagGTGCTGGCCAATGTCCAGACCCATAGCAAATCCATTTCCTACGCTGGCTGCCTGACACAAATGTATTTTTTCATCCTGTTT TCATATCATCTCTACCGTACTGAAAATCCCATCTGCCGGGGGAAGATATAA